In a genomic window of Sutcliffiella sp. FSL R7-0096:
- a CDS encoding serine protease, which yields MKVEKIEEEINQLKTRLAFLEKSLKEIQQNCNHHFKGNQHHVKCIKCNKVNVLYY from the coding sequence GTGAAGGTCGAAAAAATTGAAGAAGAAATTAATCAACTCAAAACTCGCCTTGCTTTTTTGGAGAAAAGTTTAAAAGAGATCCAGCAAAATTGTAATCATCATTTTAAAGGAAATCAACATCATGTAAAATGTATCAAGTGTAATAAAGTAAATGTTTTATATTATTAG
- a CDS encoding DinB family protein — MNQRPSEEEYAGDFGEYIRLVPDGNIIDILLAQEKQMTELLASLTENHGAYRYAEGKWRLKEVVGHIADGERVMAYRLLRFARGDQTPLSGFDQELFMPPFENWTTAQLAEDYRAVRQSTITLLRGITAEAWSRKGTANNASITARALAYGIAGHEIHHMGVIRNLYLS; from the coding sequence ATGAATCAAAGACCGTCAGAAGAAGAATATGCCGGGGACTTCGGAGAGTATATCCGGTTGGTGCCGGATGGCAACATAATCGACATTCTGCTCGCCCAGGAAAAGCAAATGACCGAGCTGCTGGCATCGTTGACCGAAAACCATGGCGCGTATCGGTATGCGGAAGGCAAATGGAGGCTAAAAGAAGTCGTGGGCCACATCGCAGACGGAGAACGCGTCATGGCCTACCGCCTGCTTCGGTTCGCAAGAGGGGACCAGACGCCTCTGTCCGGTTTCGACCAGGAATTGTTCATGCCTCCTTTCGAAAACTGGACAACCGCGCAATTGGCCGAAGACTACCGGGCCGTACGGCAATCGACCATCACACTGCTGCGCGGGATAACGGCGGAGGCGTGGTCCCGCAAAGGCACAGCCAATAACGCAAGCATTACGGCACGTGCCCTTGCGTACGGCATCGCAGGACACGAGATTCATCACATGGGGGTCATCCGAAATCTGTATTTGAGTTAG
- a CDS encoding DinB family protein, whose translation MNKLVFKQFEMTREYFIKIVGSVSKNQTDVQPDGFNNTIHWHTGHVLTVTELAMFGFPHATTYLPANYMELFGNGTKPADWTGNVPTMDELMVQLKDQLARLQQIPAEQLNNILETPFLGCKTFGELAGITLMHEAAHMGQIQAMKRIIEHVGVKN comes from the coding sequence GTGAACAAACTTGTGTTCAAGCAATTTGAAATGACAAGAGAGTACTTCATCAAGATCGTAGGGTCTGTTTCCAAGAATCAAACTGATGTGCAGCCAGATGGTTTCAACAACACCATTCATTGGCATACAGGTCACGTTTTGACAGTTACTGAACTAGCAATGTTTGGTTTTCCTCATGCAACAACATATCTTCCTGCAAACTATATGGAATTGTTCGGGAACGGTACTAAACCAGCTGATTGGACGGGGAATGTACCTACTATGGATGAGCTTATGGTACAGTTAAAAGATCAATTGGCTCGTCTTCAGCAAATTCCAGCAGAACAGCTAAACAACATCTTGGAAACGCCATTCCTAGGATGTAAAACCTTTGGAGAGCTGGCGGGTATAACACTGATGCATGAAGCAGCCCATATGGGACAGATTCAGGCAATGAAGCGAATAATTGAACATGTCGGTGTAAAAAACTGA
- a CDS encoding GNAT family N-acetyltransferase, translated as MKIGAKANNEDLDKIMNIDCEVIGNTSRRDYIENAIELGHCIIAKNEDDIEGFLIYDINFFDCSFISLIIVSPSKRRKGNASLLMDYMMSTSPTTKVFSSTNRSNISMQKVFHANGFIESGIVENLDEGDPEIIYFKSK; from the coding sequence ATGAAGATTGGTGCCAAGGCTAATAACGAAGATTTGGACAAAATAATGAATATAGACTGTGAGGTTATTGGCAACACGAGCAGACGAGACTATATTGAGAATGCTATTGAGTTAGGACACTGTATAATTGCGAAAAATGAAGATGATATTGAGGGATTTTTAATTTACGATATTAACTTCTTTGACTGCTCTTTTATATCACTAATTATTGTGTCACCCTCCAAGAGAAGAAAAGGAAATGCTAGCTTACTGATGGATTATATGATGAGTACATCTCCTACTACGAAGGTGTTTTCTTCTACTAATCGTTCTAATATTAGTATGCAGAAAGTATTTCATGCAAACGGATTTATTGAGAGTGGTATAGTTGAAAATTTAGATGAAGGAGATCCTGAAATCATATACTTTAAATCAAAATAG
- a CDS encoding GNAT family N-acetyltransferase has translation MEITLEKLQQADANMLFEFELQNRDYFEKMVPSRGEDYYCLEDFKIRHEALLNEQKKGESNYYLIKNENGSILGRMNLVDIDKLSKIGYIGYRVGEAYTGKGIANKALELLLRTINKQDIIQILAKTTTNNIASRKILEKNGFKHISTSDEEIEMNGRCLRFVNYKWTI, from the coding sequence ATGGAAATTACTTTAGAAAAATTACAACAAGCTGATGCAAATATGTTATTTGAATTTGAACTTCAAAACAGAGATTATTTTGAAAAAATGGTGCCAAGTCGTGGGGAAGATTATTATTGTTTGGAGGATTTTAAAATAAGGCATGAAGCCTTACTGAATGAACAAAAAAAGGGAGAATCCAATTATTATCTGATTAAGAATGAAAATGGTTCAATCCTTGGACGAATGAACTTGGTAGATATTGATAAATTAAGTAAGATTGGTTATATCGGTTATAGGGTGGGAGAAGCGTATACTGGAAAAGGAATTGCTAATAAAGCATTGGAGCTGTTATTAAGAACTATTAACAAGCAAGATATTATACAGATTTTAGCTAAGACAACGACTAACAATATTGCCTCACGAAAAATATTGGAGAAAAATGGATTTAAGCATATATCAACAAGTGATGAAGAAATTGAAATGAATGGTAGGTGTCTTAGGTTTGTTAATTATAAGTGGACGATATAA
- a CDS encoding DUF6262 family protein, translating to MANINPNTQPLLRSIEEKQQKAKQKVESTIKEMIKHKEKINFNSVSAKSGVSKPFLYKHSDIRSRIETLRKQEEKLDSPNQVKRNMTDHSKDVIIASLRKKMMHLEEENKKLKEQLKVDWAAIYKEIN from the coding sequence ATGGCAAATATAAACCCAAATACTCAACCACTTCTTCGAAGTATCGAAGAAAAACAGCAAAAAGCAAAGCAAAAGGTTGAAAGTACCATTAAAGAAATGATTAAACATAAAGAAAAGATAAATTTTAATTCTGTATCAGCAAAATCAGGGGTATCAAAACCATTTTTATATAAACACAGCGATATCAGGTCGAGAATTGAAACATTAAGAAAACAAGAAGAAAAATTAGATTCACCGAATCAAGTAAAACGAAACATGACAGACCATTCTAAAGATGTGATAATTGCATCACTTCGAAAGAAAATGATGCATCTCGAAGAAGAAAATAAGAAATTGAAGGAACAATTAAAGGTCGATTGGGCCGCAATTTATAAGGAAATCAATTAA
- a CDS encoding tyrosine-type recombinase/integrase has product MILLNKATEQQARAVRYEQILQELSGYWENEEWDALDCPLYKKEIIIKSPIIKFEETLNPRIRNEFKYYFFSRLTNLEINMATVWSNSTAFNKLQDFIFRFYSDIGSILDIPYGKFSIHYKTYLFEHGKSDLTVKGYLQLYNRIYSFFFDWYDQRKETEKDIWDVRKLGIDYNNSNCGYTLNFTSVPRPFQNLAKRYIEKRVLIQESLSWGSGIQTMAKLQEFFKYIYKKYPNWQDLTSLSRRDIEEFMHYLRTSPMGGDSVHKGQPPTENHIHRSLSVLETFIVYIQRYEWDEAPKKPVGILIVPEDKPRLPPKASNEIKYISDFVWNQIIDHMGKLPQEIIPVVILLETSGFRISDVCSLKVDCLIQREDGWWITGDQRKVKGKNHRVPISEEIAKVVLSQQKLTREKSTSETNPLNYLFPTYHGTRKGQPISRDNVVNNLNKLAIENNIMDENGDIYRCKAHAFRHRYGVNLINNGMNILHVQKLMAHVSPEMTLVYAQIHDTTLRKEWEKATSNGAVRLNPGGKIIATSIEKQADENGLELEWLRHNLDSIRLDHGLCIKSPKNNCDFLEQTLEPPCIKNNCRSFHVDLTFLDFYNDQILKMESDIEIYQKSGRNRSIEIIQPKLKKYKEIRDGIIKNGGIYGLPKTRRELRN; this is encoded by the coding sequence ATGATTTTATTAAATAAAGCAACTGAACAACAAGCTAGAGCTGTAAGATATGAGCAAATTTTACAAGAGTTAAGTGGGTATTGGGAAAACGAAGAATGGGATGCATTAGATTGTCCCCTTTACAAAAAAGAAATAATAATAAAAAGCCCAATAATTAAATTTGAGGAAACATTGAATCCAAGAATTAGAAATGAATTTAAATATTATTTCTTCAGTCGGTTGACTAATTTAGAAATAAATATGGCAACAGTATGGAGTAATTCTACTGCATTTAATAAATTGCAAGATTTTATTTTCAGATTCTATTCTGATATTGGTTCTATTCTAGACATCCCTTACGGGAAATTTTCAATTCACTATAAAACCTATCTTTTTGAACATGGGAAAAGCGACTTAACAGTAAAAGGCTACCTCCAGTTATACAACCGAATTTATTCATTTTTCTTTGACTGGTATGATCAACGGAAGGAAACAGAGAAAGATATTTGGGATGTTCGAAAACTAGGTATTGACTATAATAACAGTAATTGCGGGTACACTTTAAATTTCACTTCTGTACCAAGACCTTTTCAAAACTTGGCAAAAAGATATATCGAAAAACGTGTTCTAATACAAGAAAGTTTAAGCTGGGGTTCTGGCATACAAACCATGGCAAAGCTGCAAGAATTCTTTAAATATATTTATAAAAAGTATCCAAACTGGCAAGACTTAACCTCATTAAGTAGGAGAGATATCGAGGAATTTATGCATTATTTGCGAACCTCTCCAATGGGTGGAGATAGCGTTCACAAAGGTCAACCCCCTACTGAGAATCACATCCATCGCTCATTATCTGTACTAGAAACGTTTATTGTATATATTCAAAGATATGAATGGGATGAAGCTCCCAAAAAGCCTGTAGGAATCCTAATTGTACCTGAAGATAAACCTAGACTACCTCCAAAGGCATCTAACGAAATTAAATACATATCTGATTTTGTTTGGAATCAGATCATTGATCACATGGGAAAACTGCCGCAGGAGATTATTCCGGTTGTAATATTGTTAGAGACATCAGGCTTTAGAATTTCAGATGTGTGTTCTTTGAAAGTAGATTGCTTGATTCAAAGAGAAGATGGTTGGTGGATTACCGGAGATCAGCGTAAAGTAAAGGGGAAAAATCATCGGGTCCCAATTTCGGAAGAAATAGCTAAGGTTGTGCTTTCCCAACAAAAATTAACAAGGGAAAAATCGACTTCAGAAACAAATCCATTAAATTATTTATTTCCAACCTATCATGGTACAAGAAAAGGACAGCCCATTTCGCGTGACAATGTAGTAAATAATTTAAATAAACTAGCTATTGAAAATAATATAATGGATGAAAACGGAGATATCTATCGATGTAAAGCACATGCATTTAGACATCGTTATGGAGTAAACCTTATTAATAACGGTATGAACATTTTACATGTACAAAAGCTGATGGCTCATGTGAGCCCTGAAATGACACTGGTATACGCCCAGATTCATGATACAACCCTTCGAAAAGAATGGGAAAAAGCCACAAGTAATGGGGCTGTAAGATTAAATCCAGGTGGCAAAATTATCGCTACTAGTATAGAAAAACAAGCAGACGAAAATGGATTAGAGTTAGAATGGCTCCGCCACAATTTGGATTCCATTCGATTAGATCACGGTTTGTGTATTAAAAGCCCCAAAAATAATTGTGACTTTTTGGAACAAACTTTAGAACCACCATGTATAAAAAACAATTGCCGCAGTTTCCATGTAGATCTGACGTTTCTAGATTTCTATAACGACCAAATTCTTAAAATGGAATCTGATATTGAGATATATCAAAAATCAGGTAGAAATAGATCAATTGAAATTATTCAGCCAAAATTGAAAAAGTATAAAGAAATTAGAGATGGAATAATAAAAAATGGTGGGATTTATGGACTTCCTAAAACAAGAAGAGAATTGAGAAACTGA
- a CDS encoding tyrosine-type recombinase/integrase produces the protein MKVQEVLINDRKRYLLIDGDNKPVGPVLRFLKYLDNIGKAENTLKSYCHYLKFYFQFLNEKEKEYKEVDLNLLAEYVSWLRSPNQSTKVIQFQQTKARRSERTVNTMVTCVQSFYDYLMRIEDYEKDLSEKTKKQVIGNYRSFKPFLHHISKGKPLDKNILKIKEPRREVLTLTKDQVQSIHDACSNIRDALLVRILYEGGLRIGEALSLWIEDFDIGSTSIQVRESKTVNGKGRRVYVSGDTMNVFQDYLIDYHDADTNHVFINLTGPNKGEPLNYQAAFDVIKRIRKKTQIDITPHMLRHTYATELHEQGVEISIIQKLLGHSNVQTTIKTYVHPTDVTIRKEWQKAHDKMKGDKNDFIK, from the coding sequence ATGAAAGTGCAAGAGGTTTTAATTAATGACAGAAAAAGATATTTGCTTATTGATGGAGATAACAAACCTGTCGGTCCAGTTTTAAGGTTTCTTAAATATCTAGATAACATTGGAAAGGCCGAAAATACCTTAAAGTCATACTGTCATTATTTAAAGTTTTACTTTCAATTTTTAAACGAAAAAGAAAAAGAGTACAAGGAAGTGGATCTTAACCTTCTGGCGGAGTATGTATCTTGGCTAAGAAGTCCTAATCAATCTACTAAAGTAATTCAATTTCAACAAACAAAAGCAAGGAGATCTGAGCGAACAGTTAATACTATGGTGACTTGCGTTCAGAGTTTCTACGATTATTTAATGCGAATTGAAGATTATGAAAAAGATCTATCAGAAAAAACAAAGAAGCAAGTGATTGGGAATTACCGATCGTTCAAACCCTTTCTACATCATATATCAAAGGGGAAGCCACTTGATAAAAACATTTTAAAAATTAAAGAACCTCGGAGAGAGGTTTTAACACTTACAAAAGATCAGGTTCAATCTATTCATGATGCGTGTAGCAATATTCGAGATGCTTTATTGGTTCGAATTTTGTATGAAGGCGGTCTTAGAATTGGAGAGGCATTATCTTTATGGATCGAGGACTTTGATATTGGCTCTACCTCCATTCAAGTACGAGAATCTAAAACTGTAAACGGCAAAGGAAGAAGAGTATATGTATCTGGCGATACAATGAATGTTTTTCAAGATTACCTAATTGATTATCATGACGCGGATACCAATCATGTATTTATAAATCTAACTGGTCCTAATAAGGGAGAACCATTAAATTATCAAGCAGCTTTCGATGTAATTAAACGTATAAGAAAGAAAACCCAGATTGATATTACCCCCCATATGTTAAGGCATACTTATGCCACTGAGCTTCATGAACAAGGGGTAGAAATATCGATAATCCAAAAGTTGTTGGGTCATTCGAACGTTCAAACAACAATTAAGACTTATGTTCATCCCACCGATGTCACTATACGAAAAGAGTGGCAGAAAGCACATGACAAGATGAAAGGTGACAAGAATGATTTTATTAAATAA